The Candidatus Hydrogenedens sp. genome has a segment encoding these proteins:
- a CDS encoding MraY family glycosyltransferase, producing the protein MNLFSFIYSFAIFISFLTGLILTELCRSVAIQLNILDHPQGRKSHIEPTPLLGGVGIFASFHISLFIIFLLYLFSKDFREALPGSSIIDFLGAGSFQKVLGIVGGSVVIFILGLIDDIKSLRPGIKLAGQILASLILVFSGIRIEMFYFSHWLLSSLITIAWIVLLTNSLNLLDNMDGLCAGISFISAIAFFLCIQPYDEFLIRLFLMIFAGSVAGFLFHNINPARIFMGDAGSMFCGFFLSTIGVLGTFHLEGTPSRVAILAPVVILSVPLFDTFSVIYLRWRSGQPIMLGDKRHFSHRLVELGMTSKQAVEFIWLVGIITCIGALFLPMLNFNFSVLIILQILGIYILIVLLMNAQKNTNGK; encoded by the coding sequence ATGAATTTGTTTTCTTTTATATATTCCTTTGCGATATTTATATCTTTTTTAACAGGATTAATATTAACAGAGTTGTGTAGAAGTGTAGCCATACAATTAAATATTTTAGACCATCCCCAAGGTCGCAAATCTCATATTGAACCTACGCCATTACTTGGAGGTGTAGGGATATTTGCGTCTTTTCATATTTCTCTATTTATTATTTTTCTTTTGTATCTTTTTTCGAAAGATTTTAGGGAGGCTTTGCCAGGGAGTTCTATTATTGATTTTTTAGGGGCTGGTTCTTTTCAAAAGGTTTTGGGGATTGTAGGAGGTAGCGTAGTCATTTTTATTTTAGGTTTGATTGATGATATTAAATCACTTCGTCCTGGGATAAAGTTGGCTGGTCAAATATTAGCCTCCCTAATATTGGTATTTTCTGGAATTCGAATAGAAATGTTTTATTTTTCACATTGGTTATTATCATCTTTAATAACAATAGCATGGATTGTCCTTTTAACAAATTCTCTTAATTTGTTAGATAATATGGATGGACTGTGTGCAGGAATATCGTTTATATCTGCTATTGCCTTTTTCCTTTGTATTCAGCCTTACGATGAGTTTCTTATTCGTCTCTTTTTAATGATTTTTGCGGGTAGTGTTGCTGGTTTTTTGTTTCATAATATCAATCCAGCGAGAATTTTTATGGGAGATGCAGGTAGCATGTTTTGTGGTTTTTTTCTATCTACGATTGGTGTGCTCGGAACATTTCATTTAGAAGGTACCCCTTCTCGTGTTGCTATCCTTGCTCCTGTAGTTATTTTGAGTGTGCCACTTTTTGATACGTTTAGTGTTATTTATCTACGATGGAGAAGTGGACAACCTATTATGTTAGGTGACAAAAGACACTTTTCACATCGTCTTGTTGAATTAGGAATGACATCAAAACAAGCTGTTGAATTTATATGGCTCGTTGGAATTATTACATGTATAGGGGCTTTATTCCTTCCTATGTTGAATTTTAATTTTAGCGTCCTTATTATTCTTCAAATCTTAGGGATATACATTCTTATAGTTCTTCTGATGAATGCACAAAAAAATACAAATGGAAAGTAG
- a CDS encoding glycosyltransferase, with amino-acid sequence MHICHVYKDFYPPVIGGIEKHIALSVKYQKQWAKITVLVCSRQLKTSRTVTDNVEIISVGELGRILSSPIAPLFPLYLRNIKPDLFIIHSPNPLGELSVLLNHGNIPYVVRYHSDVVRQKYTMKLYSPLFYNFLKKSELIIPTSDVYANNSPFLSKHLDKCKTIPLGIETNKFGFFDKNKIDEIQRKYGSSFVFFCGVHRYYKGIHVLIQSANNINVPIVIAGDGPERKRLEDLKKSLSCDNVFFIGQISDDDLINYLHACSLFVFPSIARSEAFGLSIIEAHSVGKPVIATKLGTGVEFANLDGITGINVPPNDSISLSNAISFLLEHPEIRIQMGKTAKERVEKEFNIENTAKMEFDLYRSVVGK; translated from the coding sequence ATGCATATTTGTCATGTTTATAAAGATTTTTATCCTCCTGTTATTGGTGGTATTGAAAAACATATCGCTTTGTCTGTTAAATATCAAAAACAATGGGCAAAAATCACTGTCCTTGTTTGTAGTAGACAACTAAAAACATCCAGAACCGTTACTGATAATGTTGAGATTATATCTGTTGGGGAACTTGGGCGTATTCTAAGTAGTCCTATTGCACCATTATTCCCGTTATATTTGAGAAATATTAAGCCTGATTTGTTCATTATTCATTCTCCAAATCCACTTGGTGAGCTGTCTGTCTTGTTAAATCACGGGAATATCCCTTATGTGGTTCGTTATCATAGTGATGTAGTTCGACAAAAATACACGATGAAATTATACTCACCTTTATTTTATAATTTTCTTAAGAAATCTGAATTAATTATTCCAACGAGTGATGTTTACGCTAATAATTCGCCTTTTTTATCAAAACATTTAGACAAATGTAAAACAATTCCTCTTGGGATAGAGACAAATAAATTTGGATTTTTTGACAAAAATAAAATTGATGAGATACAAAGAAAGTATGGTTCCTCTTTTGTTTTCTTTTGTGGAGTTCATCGTTACTATAAAGGGATTCATGTTTTGATTCAAAGTGCCAACAATATTAATGTCCCTATTGTCATTGCTGGTGATGGGCCTGAACGAAAAAGGTTAGAAGATTTAAAAAAATCACTTTCATGCGATAATGTATTTTTCATTGGACAAATTAGTGATGATGATTTAATAAATTATTTACATGCATGTTCCTTATTTGTGTTTCCATCTATCGCAAGAAGTGAGGCATTTGGTTTATCAATTATAGAGGCTCATTCCGTTGGGAAACCTGTAATTGCAACTAAACTTGGCACCGGAGTAGAATTTGCGAATCTTGACGGTATTACAGGAATTAATGTTCCTCCCAATGACAGTATAAGTTTAAGCAATGCTATCTCTTTTTTGCTTGAACATCCAGAAATTAGGATACAAATGGGTAAAACTGCGAAGGAAAGAGTTGAGAAGGAGTTCAATATAGAAAACACTGCTAAAATGGAATTTGATTTGTATCGGAGTGTTGTAGGCAAATGA
- a CDS encoding ASKHA domain-containing protein encodes MKKINIHILPVNEVIEANEGSNLLDILHKQNYKIPSSCGRKGICGKCLVEVKENNDKRLVYACQFNITKEITVYLPDKYIQTEGETFQYQKPYFINTTIQLKPNIYASKLLLDKPGFNDTRSYISRIFQKIGEKDIPLSLLKILQEKIRENNFSGILISSEKKILDWLSDNEYKGCYGIAIDLGTTSIAIEITDVISGETKGAISDLNPQVMYGDDVISRISYAIHSKENLKQLQKKVIDGINNLLHKLTNQTGIDTNCIYDITIAGNTTMIHLLTGINPVSLGECPFVPVIDSTINTHAKELEINTHPEAEVYIYPAVGGFVGGDIVSGLVALNLFNYNKPFLFIDLGTNGEIVVGNDGHLWTASTAVGPAFEGGRIQCGMRATIGAIEHVSYDNDDIQIYTIGNVKPVGICGSGLIDLLAVLLNLGIVDYSGKMLNNEKLRNIIPDKIKARIKLKNNETVFIVNDYKDIDNAIFLSAHDVRQLQLSCSAIKCGIKLLSEIARINLENIKKVFVAGTFGYYVNPNNLVRLGLLPNEVNVNNISFVGNTSLAGSKLALINKDIRKKANELAKTIKHIDLSTLPNFEEEFALSTFFPTNQG; translated from the coding sequence TTGAAAAAAATAAATATACATATTTTACCTGTTAATGAAGTGATAGAGGCAAATGAAGGGAGCAATTTATTAGATATATTGCATAAACAGAACTATAAAATACCGTCATCATGTGGGAGAAAAGGAATTTGCGGAAAATGTCTCGTAGAGGTTAAGGAAAACAACGATAAAAGATTAGTCTATGCTTGTCAATTTAATATAACAAAAGAAATAACGGTATATTTGCCAGATAAATACATACAAACAGAAGGGGAGACCTTTCAATACCAAAAACCTTATTTTATAAACACAACTATTCAACTAAAACCTAATATATATGCTTCAAAACTACTTTTAGACAAACCAGGTTTTAATGATACACGCTCCTATATTAGTCGTATATTCCAAAAAATCGGTGAGAAGGATATCCCACTTTCATTATTAAAAATACTACAAGAAAAAATAAGGGAAAACAATTTTTCAGGAATACTTATATCTTCTGAGAAAAAAATATTAGATTGGCTTTCAGATAATGAATATAAAGGGTGTTATGGAATAGCCATAGATTTAGGAACTACATCTATTGCAATTGAAATTACAGATGTAATTAGTGGCGAAACAAAAGGTGCTATATCAGATTTAAATCCACAAGTTATGTATGGTGATGATGTAATCAGTCGCATTTCTTATGCGATTCATTCAAAAGAAAACTTAAAACAACTGCAAAAAAAGGTTATTGACGGGATAAACAATTTATTGCACAAGTTAACAAATCAAACTGGAATTGATACAAATTGTATTTATGATATTACAATAGCAGGCAATACTACTATGATTCACCTGCTTACAGGAATTAACCCTGTTTCTCTTGGCGAATGTCCTTTTGTACCTGTTATAGATTCAACAATAAATACACATGCAAAAGAATTAGAGATAAATACCCATCCAGAAGCCGAGGTTTACATTTATCCTGCTGTCGGAGGTTTTGTAGGAGGCGATATTGTATCTGGGTTAGTTGCCTTAAACCTATTCAATTACAACAAACCTTTTTTATTCATCGATTTAGGCACAAATGGTGAAATTGTTGTTGGCAATGATGGACACTTGTGGACAGCATCAACAGCAGTGGGTCCTGCTTTCGAAGGTGGAAGAATTCAATGCGGAATGCGAGCAACCATAGGAGCAATTGAACATGTATCCTATGATAATGATGATATACAAATATATACAATAGGGAATGTAAAACCCGTTGGAATATGTGGAAGCGGTTTAATCGATTTGTTAGCAGTCCTCTTAAATTTGGGTATCGTAGATTACTCAGGAAAAATGCTCAACAATGAAAAATTAAGAAATATCATCCCTGATAAAATAAAGGCACGGATAAAATTAAAAAATAATGAAACTGTATTTATTGTAAATGATTATAAAGATATTGACAACGCAATATTTCTATCTGCACATGATGTTCGTCAGTTACAGTTATCATGCTCCGCTATTAAATGTGGAATAAAATTGTTATCTGAGATTGCCAGAATAAACTTAGAAAATATTAAAAAGGTGTTTGTAGCAGGAACATTTGGCTATTATGTTAACCCGAATAATTTAGTCCGATTAGGCTTACTACCCAATGAAGTTAATGTAAATAATATATCTTTCGTAGGGAATACCAGTTTAGCTGGTTCAAAATTGGCTCTAATAAATAAGGACATCAGAAAAAAAGCAAATGAGTTAGCAAAAACAATTAAACATATTGATTTATCAACACTTCCAAACTTTGAAGAAGAATTTGCACTATCTACCTTTTTCCCTACAAATCAAGGATAA
- a CDS encoding Xaa-Pro peptidase family protein, giving the protein MFDYMNRINRVREIINKNECDAFLSFCPIDNRYLSGFTGSSSAIIITANHTLLFTDFRYLEQSSQEVSDYQIVIVKGELEKEVANALSSHNVKKVAIHPAKMNLLLMDTLKKQFSGEFISVFYELSMLRIIKDEKEINLIKEACQITEKCVYNAVKNIKEGMTEKELSLRIDYEFRLSGADGSAFDTIVLFGNRSSLPHGKPSDRTLNIGDIVLIDCGCVYKGYCSDLTRTFIFGAIPSTWFMDIYTIVLNAQNKALSMLKPNVLAKDVDSVARNIITGMGYGEYFGHGLGHGVGLEIHEPPRLNRESETILEEGFVVTVEPGIYVPNRGGVRIEDAVVITKNGCERLTVSDKELFVIPV; this is encoded by the coding sequence ATGTTTGATTATATGAATAGAATAAATCGAGTTCGGGAGATAATAAATAAGAACGAATGCGATGCTTTTTTAAGTTTTTGTCCAATTGATAATCGTTATTTATCAGGTTTTACTGGTTCATCTTCGGCTATTATCATTACGGCAAACCATACCTTATTATTTACTGATTTTCGTTATCTTGAACAATCAAGTCAGGAGGTCTCCGATTATCAGATTGTTATTGTCAAAGGTGAATTAGAAAAAGAAGTTGCTAACGCACTTTCTTCTCATAATGTGAAGAAAGTTGCAATTCATCCTGCAAAAATGAATTTGCTGTTAATGGACACACTAAAAAAACAGTTCTCAGGTGAATTTATCTCTGTTTTTTACGAACTCTCTATGCTTCGCATAATAAAAGATGAAAAAGAGATAAACCTCATAAAGGAAGCCTGTCAAATAACAGAGAAATGCGTCTATAATGCGGTAAAAAACATTAAAGAAGGGATGACAGAAAAGGAATTATCTTTACGTATTGATTATGAGTTTCGATTGTCTGGTGCAGATGGTTCTGCCTTTGACACTATTGTTTTATTTGGAAACCGATCATCACTACCACACGGGAAGCCATCGGATAGAACGTTGAACATTGGGGATATTGTGCTCATAGATTGTGGGTGTGTTTACAAGGGATATTGTTCAGACCTTACACGGACGTTTATTTTTGGGGCTATTCCAAGCACATGGTTTATGGATATATATACTATTGTTCTTAATGCACAAAATAAAGCGTTGAGTATGTTAAAACCCAATGTTTTGGCAAAAGATGTTGATAGTGTTGCTCGTAATATTATCACGGGTATGGGCTATGGGGAGTATTTTGGTCATGGATTAGGACACGGAGTAGGTTTAGAAATCCATGAACCGCCACGTTTAAATAGAGAAAGTGAAACTATATTAGAAGAGGGCTTTGTTGTTACAGTTGAGCCTGGAATATATGTACCAAATAGAGGTGGGGTTAGAATTGAAGATGCGGTTGTCATTACGAAGAATGGATGTGAAAGATTAACAGTCTCTGATAAAGAACTATTTGTTATTCCCGTGTAA
- a CDS encoding pyridoxal phosphate-dependent aminotransferase produces the protein MFISKRFDYYDLSGDINPIAKLYFSYKEKGQLIYDLTLSNPTKASIRYPKYEILQALNDANVLLYDPNPKGLDIARKSICEYYNNHGYSIYPEDLFLTSGTSEAYSYLLKLLCNPNDEVLIPAPSYPLLDFIASLETVNVVPYYLSRNDNSKWCISQKSLEESITTKTKAILFVQPNNPTGNILSTDEIDILISVAEKYCLPLIIDEVFRDYTFSSKQPVILSSEKIPIFTLNGISKILGLPQLKLSWILVSAPENMKNEIYEALEIIADTFLSVNTPVQTALPKLFEFLNPIQSEIKNRITNNLRYATNSFATHPILSLSVPDGGWYLVVEVKNIDVNDEELVLNLLKYSGVYIHPGSMFRFPHGKYIVISLLPQEEVFQEGVNRICQYFV, from the coding sequence ATGTTTATATCGAAACGATTCGATTATTATGATTTATCAGGGGATATTAATCCAATTGCTAAATTGTATTTTTCGTATAAAGAAAAAGGACAGCTTATTTACGATTTAACCCTATCAAATCCGACTAAAGCAAGTATAAGATATCCGAAGTATGAAATACTTCAAGCATTAAACGACGCAAATGTTTTGTTATATGACCCCAATCCTAAAGGCTTAGATATAGCTCGAAAAAGTATATGTGAATATTATAATAACCATGGTTATTCAATTTATCCTGAAGATTTATTTCTAACTTCTGGGACTTCTGAGGCTTATTCTTATCTACTTAAATTACTTTGTAATCCAAATGATGAGGTATTAATACCCGCACCATCATACCCATTGCTTGATTTTATAGCATCTTTGGAGACGGTTAATGTGGTACCTTATTATTTAAGTCGTAATGATAATTCTAAATGGTGTATTTCACAAAAATCATTAGAAGAAAGCATTACCACAAAAACCAAGGCAATCTTATTCGTTCAACCTAATAATCCCACTGGGAATATTTTAAGTACTGATGAAATTGATATTCTTATTTCTGTTGCGGAAAAATATTGTTTACCATTAATAATTGATGAAGTATTCCGTGACTATACTTTTTCCTCAAAACAGCCTGTCATTTTGAGTTCAGAGAAAATTCCAATATTTACACTTAATGGTATTTCTAAAATATTAGGGTTACCTCAACTCAAATTAAGTTGGATTCTTGTTTCTGCGCCTGAAAATATGAAGAACGAGATTTATGAAGCATTAGAAATAATTGCTGATACATTTCTTTCTGTAAACACACCTGTTCAAACTGCATTACCTAAATTATTTGAGTTCCTTAACCCGATTCAATCAGAAATAAAAAATCGTATAACGAATAATTTACGTTATGCAACTAATTCCTTCGCAACCCATCCTATTTTATCTTTATCTGTTCCTGATGGTGGTTGGTATCTTGTAGTTGAGGTTAAAAATATTGATGTTAATGATGAAGAATTAGTTTTAAATCTTCTAAAATATTCTGGGGTATATATTCATCCAGGGTCAATGTTTCGATTTCCTCATGGTAAATATATAGTTATTAGCCTTTTACCGCAGGAGGAGGTATTTCAGGAAGGTGTTAATAGAATTTGTCAGTATTTTGTGTGA
- a CDS encoding radical SAM protein gives MWYLLPSKIRSIVKAWVNPPVFPTILQIEPTNRCNLKCIICSHGYNKITEFYDLSLPVFNKIVDEIYQFKYLKGVHIQGLGEPILYPKLIDAIQFCKERNLETYFNSNFTILSDETAEMLVKIQHDRIAVSIDTIDPDLYLCIRPGSKNHSLSRVLNNIKKLDEFKKKNKSDKPVIAIHAVIFKSTVSQIPEMIKVFKEHGANMLCFQHLIVCGIPNTIKFPDGTKIVDNTIVDLPDKEKEEILTFIRSLSSPDFEVVPPHDLDFYDETLPPRKGIVTCFDLWEKPTISANGDFMPCCYTLSYRQFYMGNIYESDFKSIWFSDRYKDLRWQHVSGNLNPVCATCSQLYQVFQPSTKLLFEGKIDKFNYYPNVFLGTQKYSFY, from the coding sequence ATGTGGTACTTACTTCCATCAAAGATAAGGTCTATTGTTAAAGCGTGGGTTAATCCTCCAGTTTTTCCTACCATTTTACAAATAGAGCCTACAAATCGCTGTAATCTTAAATGTATTATCTGTTCTCATGGATATAACAAGATTACAGAATTTTATGATTTGAGTTTGCCTGTTTTTAATAAAATTGTAGATGAAATATATCAATTTAAGTACTTAAAAGGTGTTCATATTCAAGGTTTGGGAGAACCTATTTTATATCCCAAATTAATAGATGCGATACAATTTTGTAAAGAACGGAACTTAGAAACGTATTTTAACTCTAATTTTACGATTTTATCCGATGAAACTGCGGAAATGTTAGTTAAAATACAGCATGATAGAATCGCAGTTTCAATAGATACAATTGACCCTGATCTTTATTTATGTATCCGTCCTGGGAGTAAAAACCATTCTCTTTCTCGGGTATTAAATAATATTAAAAAACTTGATGAGTTTAAGAAGAAGAATAAATCTGATAAGCCTGTAATCGCAATACATGCCGTTATATTTAAGAGCACGGTTAGTCAAATTCCAGAAATGATAAAAGTCTTTAAGGAACATGGTGCTAATATGCTCTGTTTTCAGCATTTAATAGTTTGTGGTATTCCTAATACTATCAAATTTCCAGACGGGACTAAAATTGTAGATAATACGATTGTTGACTTGCCAGATAAAGAAAAAGAAGAAATATTAACCTTTATACGTTCATTGAGTTCTCCAGATTTTGAGGTCGTTCCACCTCATGACTTAGATTTCTATGATGAAACCCTGCCACCTCGAAAGGGTATAGTTACTTGCTTTGACCTCTGGGAAAAGCCAACTATTTCAGCAAATGGTGATTTTATGCCATGCTGTTATACATTAAGTTATCGTCAGTTTTATATGGGTAATATTTATGAGTCTGATTTTAAGTCTATCTGGTTTAGTGATAGGTATAAAGATTTAAGATGGCAACATGTATCGGGTAATTTAAACCCTGTTTGTGCTACGTGTAGCCAGTTATATCAGGTATTTCAACCATCAACCAAGCTATTATTTGAAGGTAAAATTGACAAGTTTAATTATTATCCGAATGTATTTTTAGGTACCCAAAAATATTCGTTTTATTAG
- a CDS encoding O-antigen ligase family protein codes for MGKKQGKNYLKKPVEDKSSFKTADAFFMEDIHIGGYFLDFSLKGVILTSIIIGCVFIVNLLLFYFGILEKVKPLILSYYDTINYLRYTRGSNDIFVVLSGLIIVMGFSIIQPILGVCAISIVRCWLDGYTYPTDNTYFVWAIIFISISYIFRSWFKKDSLKIDIHTLIFFLFTLVLYLLLPLSHQYGKSYRYTILWTSYAFLFFSTYGSLKTAKQRNVLLWTLIIAMGLQTWYAFMHFQYVLPFLRKSIAEDPALRIKFFGTAELSRELIYRFNVNRAFGTMLFPNALGGFIILLFPISIFWAYQHIKMFVNLWDEKNTNMSKRRERWVLVQTAIIWLISTIIIYATELFPLTYSLESSSNIDIYLAGGLAGLISLIPSCVFAWICIKKGYQTGKYFLYSLILMLSVIFAFLSLWLTYSRGSWLSLGLSFLTICFLLILSRISDKKSLKGTLSIIIFTFIIVPLFVLSLSLNISNAEDIDSNQSKSNESVSYQSRDANEAAEEILESGVGVSWKQLRDPSSFRLRWSYWKVGFSMWIHNFFTGVGLGNFALAYPRYQYLGAGDVKECHNGYLQMLCETGVLGGMIFITFIISILYKIWTGLNRKPINLHHIALSIGILAFLLHAGLDIHFSHSSLITYFLITLSLFLFDEKQEGVENGNTVNKLLKSRGVFFIFFVLVMCLTYLSYPPYLRDLVRSRMSFLNVGKDAETSIVLKSINYTFTDVLQYALGNSKKQPKMSATVLKYFFVDLNNMRKYGNVYVPQGKGSNKATLLPEGEPVPDNAVLVIKNTWNFINHIRNASISYAKYLSRVDSIFPYQEDIPSSITEIYKQVFTYSPKDIFPTVFEESRKNMLFWGEETLKRSPQHGDLYYNFGKVLWLAGTKDFETQEEQIEFLKQAIYNFEKSASIWRIVPFYWDEYISHMKDARDIFAKYSLNNEVTLLDEKVEKATEYVTDLKEKRRKLNIW; via the coding sequence ATGGGTAAGAAACAAGGTAAAAATTATTTAAAGAAACCTGTTGAAGATAAGTCGTCTTTCAAAACAGCAGATGCATTTTTTATGGAGGATATCCACATTGGAGGATATTTTTTAGACTTTTCATTAAAAGGAGTTATTTTAACCTCCATTATTATAGGTTGTGTCTTTATTGTAAATTTACTTCTTTTTTATTTTGGTATATTAGAAAAAGTAAAACCTCTAATTTTATCTTATTATGACACTATTAATTATTTAAGATATACAAGAGGAAGTAATGATATTTTCGTTGTATTATCTGGTCTTATAATTGTAATGGGTTTTTCTATAATTCAACCTATTTTGGGGGTTTGTGCAATATCCATTGTCCGTTGCTGGTTGGATGGTTACACTTATCCGACAGATAATACCTATTTTGTGTGGGCAATTATTTTTATATCCATTTCTTATATTTTTAGGAGTTGGTTTAAGAAGGACTCGTTAAAAATTGACATTCATACGCTTATTTTCTTTTTGTTTACACTGGTTTTATATCTGCTATTACCCTTATCACACCAATATGGCAAAAGTTACCGTTATACCATCTTATGGACATCGTATGCATTTTTATTTTTTTCTACCTATGGTAGTTTAAAAACTGCAAAACAACGAAATGTTTTACTATGGACACTTATTATCGCCATGGGTTTGCAAACATGGTATGCATTTATGCATTTTCAATATGTATTACCATTTTTAAGAAAGAGTATTGCTGAGGATCCTGCATTACGAATTAAATTTTTTGGTACAGCCGAATTATCGAGGGAACTTATATATAGATTTAATGTTAACCGTGCATTTGGAACAATGTTGTTCCCTAATGCATTAGGTGGTTTTATTATCCTTCTCTTCCCTATTAGTATTTTTTGGGCTTATCAACATATCAAAATGTTCGTAAATCTATGGGATGAAAAAAATACAAATATGTCAAAGAGGAGGGAACGTTGGGTCTTAGTGCAAACAGCCATAATCTGGCTTATTTCGACAATTATTATTTATGCTACAGAATTGTTTCCACTTACATATAGTCTCGAATCGAGTTCAAATATTGATATATATCTTGCAGGAGGCTTAGCAGGTTTAATAAGTTTAATACCATCATGTGTGTTTGCATGGATTTGTATCAAAAAGGGTTATCAAACGGGCAAGTATTTTTTATACTCATTAATTCTTATGTTATCTGTTATATTTGCATTCCTTTCGCTTTGGTTAACATATTCCAGAGGGTCATGGTTATCGTTGGGATTATCCTTTTTAACAATTTGTTTCTTACTTATTTTATCTCGGATTTCTGACAAAAAGTCACTAAAAGGTACTCTTTCAATAATTATTTTTACCTTTATTATTGTTCCCCTTTTTGTTCTCTCTCTCTCATTGAATATATCCAATGCTGAGGATATTGATTCTAATCAATCTAAGAGTAATGAATCTGTTTCCTATCAAAGTAGGGATGCTAATGAAGCGGCTGAAGAGATACTTGAATCTGGTGTCGGTGTATCTTGGAAACAACTTAGAGACCCGTCATCGTTTCGACTTCGTTGGAGTTATTGGAAAGTAGGTTTTAGTATGTGGATACATAACTTTTTTACAGGGGTTGGTTTGGGGAATTTTGCCCTTGCCTATCCAAGATATCAATATTTAGGGGCAGGAGATGTAAAAGAGTGTCATAATGGATATTTGCAAATGTTATGTGAAACAGGTGTTTTAGGAGGTATGATTTTTATTACCTTCATTATAAGTATTCTGTATAAAATATGGACAGGGTTAAATAGGAAACCGATTAACCTGCATCACATTGCATTATCGATAGGTATTTTAGCTTTTCTTTTACATGCGGGTTTAGATATTCATTTTTCCCATTCTTCACTCATAACCTATTTTCTGATTACACTCTCTCTATTTTTATTTGATGAAAAACAAGAAGGAGTTGAAAATGGTAATACAGTGAATAAGCTTTTGAAATCGAGGGGTGTATTTTTTATATTTTTTGTTTTAGTGATGTGCCTTACTTACTTGTCTTATCCGCCTTATTTAAGGGATTTAGTTCGTAGTAGAATGTCATTTTTAAATGTTGGAAAGGATGCAGAAACATCTATTGTATTGAAATCGATTAATTATACATTTACAGATGTTCTTCAGTATGCATTGGGTAATTCGAAGAAACAACCTAAGATGTCTGCTACTGTCTTAAAATATTTCTTTGTTGATTTAAACAACATGAGGAAATATGGAAATGTGTATGTTCCACAAGGGAAAGGAAGTAATAAAGCAACTTTATTACCCGAGGGAGAACCTGTACCTGATAACGCGGTTCTTGTTATCAAGAATACATGGAATTTTATAAACCATATTCGGAACGCTTCTATAAGTTATGCAAAATATTTAAGTCGTGTAGATAGCATTTTTCCATATCAGGAGGATATTCCATCATCTATCACAGAGATATATAAGCAAGTATTTACTTATTCACCTAAAGATATATTTCCGACTGTTTTTGAAGAAAGTCGTAAAAATATGTTGTTCTGGGGTGAAGAAACATTAAAAAGAAGTCCTCAACATGGTGACCTTTACTACAATTTTGGAAAAGTGTTATGGCTTGCTGGTACAAAAGATTTCGAAACTCAAGAAGAACAAATAGAATTTTTGAAACAGGCGATTTATAACTTTGAAAAATCTGCATCCATTTGGAGAATAGTTCCATTTTACTGGGATGAGTATATATCACACATGAAAGATGCAAGGGACATATTTGCTAAATATTCACTAAATAATGAGGTAACTCTTTTGGATGAGAAGGTAGAAAAAGCAACTGAATATGTAACGGATTTAAAAGAAAAAAGGAGAAAACTTAACATTTGGTAG